The genomic DNA TCATACACTCAGCAGTCGACGTCCCCACCATACAGGAGAAAGTGAATGAAGGGAAATATCGAAGTTACGAAGAGTTCAAAGCTGATGCTCAGCTACTTCTCCACAACACAGTGATTTTCTATGGAGCGGACAGTGAGCAAGCTAACATAGCAAGGATGCTATATAAAGACACATGTCATGAGCTGGATGAACTACAGCTTTGTAAGAATTGCTTCTATTTGTCAAATACTCGTCCTGACAGTTGGTTCTGCTACCCTTGTATAACTAATCATGAGCTGGATTGGGCTAAAATGAAAGGTTTTGGATTCTGGACAGCCAAAGTCATGCAGAAAGAGGACAATCAAGTTGACGTCCGCTTCTTTGGTCACCACCACCAAAGGACCTGGATTCCTTCTGAAAACATACAGGATAACACAGTCAATGTTCATACGTTAAGCACAGTATGGGATGGAAAAAGGCGTGTGATGAGCTGGAGCTGCATCAGCGTTTCCTTCGTGAAGGAAGATTTTGGAAGCCTAGGAATGAGGAccgaggggaggaggaggcagagtccAGTATCTCCTCTACCAGCAATGAGCAGCTAAAGGTGACTCAAGAACCAAGAGCAAAGAAAGGACGACGTAATCAGAGTGTGGAACCGAAAAAAGAAGAACCAGAGCCTGAAACCGCAGCAGTGAGTTCCAGCCAGGAAATCCCCACAATGCCTCAGCCAATCGAAAAAGTTTCAGTGTCAACTCAGACCAAGAAGGTTAAGTGCCTCTTCCCCAAGAATGCTGCATCAGAACACCCAGACCACCAGTGACGGAGTGTGTCAAAGTATGTGCCACGACAAATACACCAAAATTTTCAATGACTTTAAAGACCAAATGAAGTCTGATCACAAGCGAGAAACTGAAAGAGTTGTACGAGAAGCTCTAGAAAAGCTGTGTtctgaaatggaagaagaaaaaagacaagctGTACATGAAGCTGTAGCCAATATGCAGGGTGAGATGGACAGAAAAGGTAAGCAAGTAAAAGAGAAGTGCAAAGAAGAATTTGTAGAAGAAATCAAGAAGCTAGCAACACAGCACAAACAACTAATTTCTCAGACCAAGAAGAAGCAGTGGTGCTACAACTGTGAGGAGGAGGTCATGTACTGCTGCTGGAACACGTCGTGCTGCTCCATCAGGTGTCAGCAGGAGCACTGGCACGCCGAGCACAAGCGCACCTGCCGCCGGAAGAGATGAAGGCGGCTCTTCCCGGAGAGCGCCGACGACGACTCTTCTCAGACACAGCGGTTTTTGTTTCCAAGGAGCCAAAATTGTTTAGAATTTGCTCCCCATTTTGCACCAGCCTTTAAACACTTTTCGTGAAGAAATTTTGCACAGTAGTTTAAATCTTTTGTTAATGCTCCTCCAGAGTTTTTCAGGGGGGAAAAGTAACATCAGTGgagggtattattttaaataaattttagtgagaatTTGTTGCATTTtcagcaaattttaaaacatttttaggttTTACAGAGATTTTGACCTTTAAactaaagatctttaaaaaacaacaggtGAATACAAGTGAGTTTAACAAAGAAGCATTTAAAGTAGATCTGAATGTGAGAActgtttcagaaataaaacatactaccttgatgtgaaaagaaaaagagaaaggcagagagagacgtgatcatctagacagaaaaatcaatagagaaacAGTAGTCTTGAACTATACTGTAGACCAAAAGCATCTAATATACATAgtgaacattccatccaacagcagcaggatacacattcttctcaagtgcacatggcacattctccAGCATAGATCACATTTTTGGcaacaaaacaaatctaaaaaatttaaggagattgaaatcatatcaagtgtCTTTTCTTACCACAATGGCATTCAACTAGAAATCTATTGGACCATTTTAAAAGGTATTATATACATGCGATGGGAATatcagaaggaggagaaaaagggaaagaaacagaagaaatatctgaa from Equus quagga isolate Etosha38 unplaced genomic scaffold, UCLA_HA_Equagga_1.0 145792_RagTag, whole genome shotgun sequence includes the following:
- the LOC124232899 gene encoding LOW QUALITY PROTEIN: zinc finger MYND domain-containing protein 11-like (The sequence of the model RefSeq protein was modified relative to this genomic sequence to represent the inferred CDS: inserted 1 base in 1 codon; deleted 1 base in 1 codon), encoding MARLTKRRQAATKAIQHLWVAIEIIRNQKQIANIDRIARYMSRVHSMHPKETTRQLSLAVKDGLVVETLTVGCKGSKAGIEQEGYWLPGDEISIKKKNTNKQEMSTYLRFIVSYMKERAIDLHKKGKDNKHPMYQRLIHSAVDVPTIQEKVNEGKYRSYEEFKADAQLLLHNTVIFYGADSEQANIARMLYKDTCHELDELQLCKNCFYLSNTRPDSWFCYPCITNHELDWAKMKGFGFWTAKVMQKEDNQVDVRFFGHHHQRTWIPSENIQDNTVNVHXVKHSMGWKKACDELELHQRFLREGRFWKPRNEDRGEEEAESSISSTSNEQLKVTQEPRAKKGRRNQSVEPKKEEPEPETAAVSSSQEIPTMPQPIEKVSVSTQTKKLSASSPRMLHQNTQTTSDGVCQSMCHDKYTKIFNDFKDQMKSDHKRETERVVREALEKLCSEMEEEKRQAVHEAVANMQGEMDRKGKQVKEKCKEEFVEEIKKLATQHKQLISQTKKKQWCYNCEEEVMYCCWNTSCCSIRCQQEHWHAEHKRTCRRKR